The Streptomyces sp. A2-16 sequence TGAGGCATATCCGGTGCATCAGTTCCCGGAGATCACCGAGTTTCTGCACGAGCGGTGGGCCGGGGGCGGGGAGCCGAACGCGTGGGTGGAGACGGCGGAGGGGCCGGCGGCCGGAGGGCGGCCGGGATATGTGCATCAGCGGGTCGCCGCCCTGCGCAGGAGGGGGCGGGGGAGCTGTGTCGTGGCCCCCATCGTGCTGAACGGGCGGGCCTGGGGCGAGCTGTATGTCGCCCGCCCCACCGGGGCCCCCGTCTTCGGGCGGGAGGACGCCGACTTCGCCACCGTGCTGGCCGCCGTGGTCGCCGCCGGTATCGCGCAGGCGGAGCGGCTGGAGGAGGCGAGACGGCTGGCGTTCACGGACGCGCTGACCGGGCTCGCCAATCGCCGTGCCGTCGACGTGCGGCTCGACGAGGCCGTCGACCGGCACAAGAGGGACGGGGTCGTCGTCAGTCTCGTCGTGTGCGATCTCAACGGGCTCAAGCGGGTCAACGACACCCAGGGGCACGCGGTGGGCGACCGTCTGCTGGAACGTTTCGGGTCGGTGCTGTCGCTGTGCGGGGCCATGCTGCCGGGAGCCCTGGCGGCGCGGCTCGGAGGGGACGAGTTCTGTCTGCTCGCCGTCGGGCCGCCCGCCGACGAGGTGGTCAAGGCGGCCGATGAACTGTGCCGGCGGGCCGGTGAGTTGGAGCTGGGGGAGGGGGTGGCCTGCGGGGTCGCCTCGACCGGGGATTCCATCGGCCCCGTGCGGTCCGCCAGGCGGCTCTTCCGGCTGGCCGACGCCGCGCAGTACCGGGCCAAGGCCGAGCGTGCCGACCGGCCCGTCGTCGCGGGCCGGGGAGGGGCCGACGATCCCGTCGTACGGCTGGCCGATGCCGCTTCTTCCGGGCAGACGCCGGAGCGGCGGAAGTTCCGGGGGCGGCAGCCCTGAGGGGGGCGCCGCTTGTAAGGGGCGTAACCCCGACCCACTAGTGACATCCAGGAATTCAGTGCGTACGCTCCTGAATATGGATATGCACACTGTGGTGGTGGGGACGTCCGGGGTCACCGCGTCCGACGTCCTTGCCGTGGCGCGGGAGGGTGCCCGCGTCGAGCTCTCCGAGGAGGCGGTCGCCGCCCTCGCCGCGGCCCGCGGGATCGTGGACGCCCTCGCGGCCAAGCCCGAGCCCGTCTACGGCGTCAGCACCGGCTTCGGCGCCCTCGCGACCCGGCACATCAGCCAGGAGCTGCGGGCCCAGTTGCAGCGGAACATCGTCCGCTCGCACGCCGCGGGAATGGGGCCGCGGGTGGAGCGGGAGGTCGTACGGGCGCTGATGTTCCTGCGGCTCAAGACCGTCTGCTCGGGACACACGGGAGTGCGGCCAGAGGTCGCGCAGACCATGGCCGACGTGCTCAACGCCGGGATCACGCCGGTCGTGCACGAGTACGGCTCTCTCGGCTGCTCCGGTGATCTCGCGCCGCTGTCGCACTGCGCCCTCACCCTGATGGGAGAAGGGGACGCCGAGGGGTCCGACGGGGTGGTGCGGCCCGCCGGTGAGTTGCTCGCCGAGCACGGGATCGCACCCGTCGAGCTGAAGGAGAAGGAGGGGCTCGCCCTTCTCAACGGCACCGACGGCATGCTCGGCATGCTGGTCATGGCGCTCGCCGACCTGGACATGCTCTACAAGTCCGCCGACATCACCGCCGCGTTGAGCCTGGAGGCGCTGCTCGGTACCGACAGGGTGCTCGCTCCCGAGCTGCACGCCATCCGGCCGCATCCGGGGCAGGGGGACTCCGCGGCCAACATGCTGGCCGTGCTGGAGGGTTCGGAGCTCACCGGGCACCACCAGGACGACGCGCCCCGGGTCCAGGACGCCTACTCCGTGCGCTGCGCACCGCAGGTCGCCGGCGCCGGGCGGGACACCATGGCCCACGCGCGGCTGGTGGCGGAGCGGGAGTTGGCCTCCGCGGTCGACAACCCTGTGGTGCTGCCCGACGGTCGGGTCGAGTCCAACGGCAACTTCCATGGCGCGCCGGTCGCCTATGTTCTTGACTTCCTCGCCATCGCCGTCGCCGACCTCGCGTCGATCGCCGAGCGGCGCACGGACCGGCTGCTCGACAAGAACCGCTCCCACGGGCTGCCCCCGTTCCTCGCCGACGACGCCGGCGTGGACTCGGGGTTGATGATCGCCCAGTACACCCAGGCCGCGCTGGTCAGTGAGCTGAAGCGGCTGGCCGTGCCCGCGTCCGCGGACTCGATCCCCTCGTCCGCGATGCAGGAGGACCACGTCTCGATGGGCTGGTCGGCCGCGCGCAAGCTGCGCACCGCCGTCGACAACCTCACCCGGGTCCTCGCCGTCGAGCTCTACGCCGCCTCGCGCGCCGTCGAGCTGCGTGAGGGTCTGAGCCCGGCGCCGGCGACCCAGGCCGCCATCACCGCCGTACGCAAGGCGGGAGTCGAGGGTCCCGGTCCCGACCGGTTCCTGGCGCCGGACCTCGCGGCGGCCGACGTGTTCGTGCGGGAGGGGCGGCTGGTGTCGGCGGTGGAGGCCGTCACCGGGCCGCTGCGGTAGAGCGCGACGGGCCCCGCCGTACGGCGGCGGCGGGGCCCGGAGCACTACGCGAGCTTGCCTACCTGGGCGTCGATCACCGCGAGCGGGACGGCGGACGTCCTGCCGCTCTCGATCGAGGCGAAGTCGACCGAGTAGTACGTGGAGACGAGTGAGCCGACGCGCACCACCTCGACGGTGAACGCGCCCGTGCCCTCGCCGTCCATGTCGGCGTCCACGACGAAGGCCACCGACTCGTCACCCTTGCCGGAGGCCTTGCCCGCGGCGACCTTGGTGATCTTCAACTCCTCGCCCTGGGCCGTGATGCCGAACCCGCCGGAGCAGGCGGCGATCCCCTCGGAGACGGCCTTGAGGGCCTGTGCGGCGCCGTCGCCCCCGTACGAGGAGAGGCCCACACTGGTCATCGTGACGTCGAAGGCGTCTCCCGTGCGCTCCTCCGACGTGACGGTGTTGCTCGCGCCCGCGTCCGTGTCGCCCGGGGGCAGGCCGGTCAGGGCGTAGGCGAGCGGGGCGCACGCGGCCTTGTCCGTCTTCAGCTCGCTCCGGGACTTCGGCAGGGTGGCGTCGCCGTCGGCGACCTTGTCCCTGGGCAGATCGCTCTGGACGAGCAGCAGCTTCTCCAGCTCGGCCGAGCCGAGCGCCTTCGCGGCGGTCGTGGCCGGCGAGGCGGGCGCCTCCGACTGCCGGGGGCCGGCGGCCGCCTTCGAGTCGCCGTCCGAGCCGCCGCAGCCCGTGACGAGCGCGAGCGACAGCACGCCCATGGTCGCCGTGACACCGGTGCGCGCCGTCCATGATCTCTTCATGCGCGGACTATGAAGCTTGCGTCAAGAGCGCGTCAAGCGCGTTTAAAAGCCCAGCCGTTCCCGCCGTACCGAGTAGACGACGAAGCCGGCACCCAGCGTGAGGAAGAGGGTGCCGCCGACGACGTACGGCGTGGTGTCGAAGCTGCCGGTGTCGGCGAGGCGGACGCTGTCCGTGGACGTCTGCGTGCTCGTGGTCGTGACCCGCGCCTGCGCCGTGGCCTGCACGGACGGCTCTGTTCTGACCGGCTGGTCCTGAGTCGCGTTGGCGGACGGGACGAACCACAGGGCGCCCAGAAGGGTCCCCGCGGCGGTGGCGGTCAGCAACGGACGGCGAACGGATGACACGGAATATCGATCCCCTTGTGGTGCTGGCGAATTGGCCGTGTGGGGCGATGTTAGTGAAAGGCGCGGGTCACGGGAAAGTCACGGGAGCCATGGGCTTTACGCTCCGGGCATGAGCACTGAAGAGACATCACGTTTTGTACGGCTTCGGGTGGAACTCGTCGTCGAGGTCGACGACCAGGAGGCCGTGACCCGGGCCGCGCTGGCACGGATCGCGGAGGATCCGGACATGCCGGACGAGGAGCGGGCCCACGCCGAGGGCGCTGTGACGGAAGACACTGCGGAGGCGCTCGCCTATCTCGTGGACCCGTTCGACCTGGTGGGGGAGGTGCCGGGGGTCGAACTGGCCCAGGCCTCCTGGAGCAGCGAACAGATCGACTACGACCCGGATTCGCCGGACTGGGATCTCGACGGGGATGATGTCGAGGAGGACGAAGAAGAAGAGGTCGTCGGCTGAGCGTGCTCGGGAAATTCGTGACCCCGGGCGGCAACCGCCGTCCGGGGTTTCGTCGTCTCAGGGGTCGCACGGACCGACAGACGCACCTTCCGCCACGGCGGACGTGGTGTGCCCCACACCTTCCGAGAAGGTGGAACGGGACGAACCGGTCGTAGCGTTTAGTTTTTATTGACGGGGACTCTCGGGGTTTCTGGGATTCGGCAACGATGGAGAAGCGTGTGATGACGGTCAGTAAGCGGCGCAGGGGCCTGACGGTCGCGTCCGCTCTGCTCGGCGGGGTGCTGGTGCTCTCGGCCTGTTCCGGTGGCGACGACTCCTCGTCGGGCAGCGGCGGCAACGACACCTCGCAGGCCAAGGCCGACGAGGCGGCGGCCAAGAAGAGCTCCCAGGCCGAGATCAAGATCACGCCCAAGGACGGCACGGACAACGCCTCCATCAACAACTCCGCCGCCGTCACCGTGAGCAAGGGCACGCTCACCGACGTGACGATGACGACCGCGGACGGCACGAAGGTCCCCGGCGAGTTGTCCGCCGACAAGACCAGCTGGAAGCCCGACACCCAGCTGGAGCGCTCGACGACCTACAAGGTCGCCGCCGAGGCCAAGGACTCCGACGGGCTCGCCGCCCACGAGAACGCCTCCTTCACGACGGTCTCCCCGGCCAACAGCTTCATAGGCAACTTCACGCCGGAGAACGGCTCGACAGTCGGCGTGGGCATGCCGGTGTCGATCAACTTCGACAAGGCGATCACCAACAAGGCGGCCGTCCAGAAGGGCATCACCGTCTCCTCCAGCAGCGGTCAGGAGGTCGTCGGTCACTGGTTCAACGCCAACCGCATCGACTTCCGCCCCGAGGACTACTGGAAGGAGAACTCCACCGTCACGCTGAAGCTCGCGCTCGACGGGGTGGAGGGCGCCAACGGTGTCTACGGCGTCCAGCAGAAGACGGTCACCTTCAAGATCGGCCGCAACCAGGTCTCGTACGTCGACGCCAAGACCAAGCAGATGAAGGTCACGCAGAACGGCCAGACGATCAAGACGATCCCGATCTCCGCGGGGTCGCCCGACAACAAGACGTACGAAGGCGTCATGGTGATGTCCGAGAAGTTCAAGGAGACGCGCATGAACGGCGCGACCGTGGGCTTCACCGACGACGACGGCAAGGGCGAGTACGACATCAAGGACGTGCCCCACGCCATCCGGCTCACCAACTCCGGCACCTTCATGCACGGCAACTACTGGGGCGCCAAGTCCATCTTCGGCTCCGTGAACACCAGCCACGGCTGCGTGGGCCTCTCCGACACCAAGGGCGCCAACGACACCGGCACCGCGGGCTACTGGATGTACACCCACTCGATCGTCGGCGACGTCGTGGTCGTCAAGAACACCGGCGACAAGACGGTGGCCCCGGACAACGGCCTCAACGGCTGGAACCTGAGCTGGGCGGACTGGAAGGCGGGCTCGGCGGTCTGAGGGACGCGGACCGGCTGACACGGAAAGGCGGCCACCTCCTCGGAGGTGGCCGCCTTTTGTGGTTCCTCCTGGGGGTACAGCTGAATTGTGTGCTTTGCCGGCGGGCCCGAGCAGTGCGCCTGATGTCGGGTTCGGTGCACTGTGGCTGGCGGCGCATCCGGACGATGAGGCGGTCCTGGTCGCTGAGCTCAGTGCAGCATGGGGCCACTTCGAATGGTTTGCGCAGGGGACGTGGTACGCGACCAGTTCCTCTTCGCGTGCGCCGAGCGGCTTCATGGAGCGGTACCCGGCGATGGTGCGCGAGATTGTCGCCGACAGCGTTATGAAGACACCGCGCGGCCTGAAGGTGCTGTCGGAGTGGTCGGCCGTGCATCCCGGGTCGGCGGAAATCCATGACTTCACGTTCCGCCCGGGAAATCGCCGCGCAACTGGTGTGCGTTGTCGATGGGCATAGTGGGGCGGGCTCTGCTGGCAGTGGAAGCCGAGGGAAACGTCCCGGTGGAGTCTGCGCATCAGTCGGCCACCTGGCAGTACCTTGCGGGATGCGCGGGTGCGGAATGCGCGTGTGTGGTTCCTCTTGACCATCATCCTTGGGGCGGATGCATCGTCGTGGCCGAGGAGGGCCAACTGGTGTCGCTGGCACGAGAACTGCCACAAACACTGCGGGGGCTTGCTCAAGTCTCCTGGGCGGAAGTCGTTCGCGTTGGAGGTGGGCCGGCACTGTGACGGCGTCAGAGGGCTTCTCGTGAGCGGCGCCAGGGCGGCTGCTCAAGAGTTCGTCGAGCAGTACGCGCGGGACGGGACTCTGTCCGCACACAGTCTCGAAAAGGCGGAGTTCGGGGTCTGGGACCGGGTGACGCCGGGGGCGCTGATCATCGCGGCCGCCCTGCTCGTCGACGCCGAGGAACCCATGCTCGCGGAGACTTCCGCCCGGCCCGGCGCGAGGGTGCTGTCCGCGACTCTGCGCGATGGGCTCGACGGCATCGCCCTCGCACAGCGGTACGGCGAGTTCCGTTGGGACGAATTGCCGGCCCTGATCCTGGCCTATCTGAACCTTCCAGGTACGCCATCCGACGCCCTCGACACCCTCCTCGACGAGGCGGAGTCCTTGTGGACCGAGATCATGGAGTCGGGCGAGGTGACCCGGCCCCGGGTGCGGGACGGCGAGTGCGGTCCCTGGGACGCGGCCGAACCGGCGACCGACATGGCACGCCTCGACCGCGGCGTGCTGCGCGTGCCGCGGCTGGAGGGAGCCGTGCTGCATCCGCTGACCGCCGGTGACCGCATCGTCGGAGTGGTCGTGTCCCTCGGCGACCAGGCTCTCGGCCTCCAGGTGTTCCGGGCTCCGACGGGCCCGCTCTGGGACACGGTCCGCCCGAAGGTCGCCCAGGGTGTCCGAGACCAGGGCGGCAGCGCGGAGGAAGCCGTCGGAAGCCTCGGCTTCGAGGTCCGCGCCCAGGTGCCCGTCGTACGCGACGGACAGCGGATCCTCCAGCCGACGCGGATCTTCGCGTGCGACGGGCCGGGATGGCTGCTGCGCTGTACCTGCGCATGGCCGTCGGCGCCGGCGGAGTGGGTCGACCCACGAGTCCACCACCTCTTCACCCAGACGGTGGTCGACCTGTCGGCGGCCGAGGACTCCACGGGGCCCGCCCAGGAGATCACGGCCGTGCAGATCCGCTGGCCGGCCGGGGAATGACACGGAGAGGACGGCCCTCGCCGTCAGGGCGCGGTGGCCGGTCCTGACAGGTTCGTCCGGGGGGATTCCTGGCTTCCGGACAGCCTTCTCATGCAGCTCTTATACGTGGCTTATGGAGTCATCACGCGTCGTACCTAGCTTGCGGCCATGTTCTTCACCTACCTGAGGCGCGAACTGCGCCGCCGCAGAAAGGCGGCCCTCGTCGTCGCCTCCGGGCTCGCGCTCGGGATCGCGCTGGTCATCGTGGTCAGTTCCGTGTCGTCCGGCATGGGCAAGGCCCAGGACAAGGTGCTCCAGTCGCTGTACGGGCTGGGCACCGACATGACCGTCACCAAGGCGGCCCAGCCGCAGGCCGGTTCGTCCGACCGGCCGCGCTTCCGGTTCGACGCGCAGGCCAACGGCTCCGACGCGGAACAGAGCAGCGACCGCGTGATGGTGCAGGGCTTCCAGACCCTGTCCACCTCCACCGTCACCAAGGTCGACCAGCAGAGCGGTGTCTCCGACGCGGTCGGCGGGCTGAGCCTGCAGGTCATCAAGATCAACGGCCAGTTCACCCGAGGCGAGTTCCAGCAGAACGGCAACGGGGGCGGCGAAGGCGGCGGCTTCCGCCGGGAGGGCGGCGGCACCGGGCAGCCGCAGGGTGAAGTGCGGGGCGGCGGCGCCGACTTCGACGTCAACAACTACTCCGTCTACGGCACCGACGTCACCAAGCCCGCCCTCGGCCCGCTGACCTCCTCCAAGCTCACCAGCGGCCGTACGTTCAAGACGACCGAGACCGACGCCAAGGTCGCCGTGCTCGACTCCGCGTACGCCAAGGAGAAGAAGCTCAAGGTCGGTTCCACCCTCACCATCAAGAGCGTCAAGTTCACGGTGATCGGCATCGCCACCGCGGACAGCGGGGACGCGGCCGCCAACGTCTACATCCCGCTCACCCAGGCGCAGACCCTCAGCGACTCGAAGAACAAGGTCACCACGATCTACGTCAAGGCGACCGACTCGCAGAGGATCGACTCCGTCAAGTCGTCGATCCAGAAGAACATCTCGGGTACGACGGTGACGACCTCGGCGGATCTCGCGAACACGGTGTCCGGGTCGCTGTCCACGGCCTCCTCCCTGGCGTCCAACGTCGGCAAGTGGCTGTCCATCGCCGTCCTGATCGCCGCCTTCCTCGTCGCCGGGCTGCTGACCTCGTCCGCGGTGTCGCGCCGGGTGCGGGAGTTCGGCACGCTCAAGGCGCTGGGGTGGAAGTCGGGGCGGGTGACCCGCCAGGTCGTCGGCGAGGCCATGGTCAACGGCCTGCTGGGTGGCGCGCTGGGCATCGCGCTGGGCCTGGCGGGGGCGTACGCCGTGACGGCCATCAGCCCCACGCTGCAGGCCCAGTTGGGCGGCGGTGGTGGTGGAGGCGGGGCGGAGGGTCCCGGTGGCTTCGGGGGGTTCGGCCGACGGGCGGCCGCCAAGACCATGGACGTCGCCCTGACCGCGCCGGTCAGCCTTACGACGGTCGCGATCGCGGTGGGCCTGGCGGTGGCCGGCGGTCTCATCGCCGGGGCCTTCGGCGGCTGGCGGGCGTCCCGCTTGCGGCCGGCGGACGCGTTGCGCCGGGTCGAGTAGCAGGGTCGGCCGGGGCGGCGGAAAGGACCGCAGCCCCGGCGCCTCTCGACGTACGCCCGGCGCACCCACCGAGGGGCGCGGGGAACTGCGCGACCGGCCCCCGCTCACCCGCGGCCGACACCCCACCGCACGCCCCCCGAACCCCACCGCACGACCCCGACACCCCACCGCACGCCCCGAACCCCACCCCACCCAGGAGCTCACCATGTACGAACTCAGAAGCGTCACCAAGCGCTACTCCCGAGGCAAGGACACCGTCGACGCGCTCGCCGGTGTCGATCTCACCATCGCCGACGGGGACCGGCTCGTCATCCAGGGGCCCACCGGCGGCGGCAAGTCCACCCTCCTCCAGATGCTCGGCGGCCTGGACAAGCCCACGGAGGGCGAAGTCGTCCTGGACGGCACCGACTTGGCGAAGCTGTCGGAGGCCAGGCTGACGAAGGTCCGCAGCGAGAACATCGGGTTCGTCTTCCAGTCCTTCAACCTCATCCCCACCCTCACCGCCCAGGAGAACGTCGAGACCGCCCTCGTACCCCTGGGCGTGAAGGCCAGGGAGCGGCGCGAGCGGGCGGCCGAGGCCCTCACCTCCGTCGGGCTCGGGGAACGGCTCGCGCACCTGCCCTCCGAGATGTCCGGAGGACAGCAGCAGCGGGTCGCCATCGCCCGCGCCCTCGTCAAGCAGCCGAAGGTGCTCCTCGCCGACGAACCCACCGGCAACCTCGACGAGTCGATGCGCGACGAGATCATGGACGTACTCGAACGCATGTGGAAGGAGCTGGGGTTGACCTTCATCATGGTCACCCACGACTCCGCCATCGCGCGGAAGGCCCCGCGCGTCGCCACCATCCGCAAAGGGAGGATCACGGTGAAGGAGAACGCCCCCTCCTGACCGGAAGCCTCGGCGGCCGAAGCCCCAACACCCCCTGAATCCGGCAGTCTTGTAACAGACTTTGCTGTCAGCCGGTTGTCTATTGAGGTCGTGATCACCCCTCGGCATACTTCGGGAACCGGGGGGTGCACGCATAGGCGTGCGAGTCTCCCCCCGCCCGGGTGAACGGGGAATTCACCCGGTCCTTCTGCAAGGGGGAATCTTGCGCAGACAAGTGAAAAAGGCATGCGTGGCCACGATCGCCACGGCGGCCGCGGTAGCGCTCGCGGCGGGCATGACCAGCCCGGCGTCGGCGGACGCGCAGCAGACCGCGAGCGTCGCGCAGACCAACAAGGCACAGCTCGCACCCAAGCACCGCATCACCCTGATCACCGGTGACCGCGTCGTCGTCGACGCGAAGGGCCGTGTCGTGGGCCTGGAGCCCGCGAAGGGCCGGGAACACATACCCGTCCAGCTCCGCAAGGCCGACGGCCACACCTTTGTGCTGCCGTCCGACGTCGTGCGCCTGGTGTCGAGCGGCAAGCTCGACCAGCGCCTGTTCGACGTCACCGAGCTCAACAAGGCCGCCACCCGCAAGTCCCAGAGCAAGGGACTGAAGGTGATCGTCGGCTACAAGGGCGCCGCGAGCGCGGCCAAGGGCGACGTCCGGGACGCGGGCACGCTCCGCCACACCCTGACCTCGCTGAACGCCGACGCGGTGCAGACGCCGAAGGAGGACGCGCCCGAGCTGTGGGACGCGGTCACCAACGGCGACAAGACCGCCTCCGGCATCGCGCACGTCTGGCTCGACGGCGTCCGCAAGGCCAGCCTCGACAAGTCCGTGCCGCAGATCGGCGCCCCGACCGCCTGGGCAGCCGGCTACGACGGCAAGGGCGTCAAGATCGCCGTCCTGGACACCGGTGTCGACGCGACCCACCCGGACCTCAAGGACCAGGTGATCGCCTCGAAGAACTTCTCGACCTCCGCCGACGCGACCGACAAGTTCGGCCACGGCACCCACGTCGCCTCCATCGCGGCGGGCACCGGCAAGAAGTCGAACGGCAAGTACAAGGGCGTGGCGCCGGGCGCCAAGCTCCTCAACGGCAAGGTGCTCAGCGACGACGGCTTCGGCGAGGACTCGGAGATCCTCGCCGGCATGGAGTGGGCGGCCGAGCAGGGCGCCGACGTCGTCAACCTGAGCCTGGGCGGCGGCGACACCCCGGCGATCGACCCGCTGGAAGCCGAGGTCAACAAGCTCTCGGAGACCAAGGGCATCCTGTTCGCCATCGCCGCAGGCAACGAGGGCGACTTCGGCGACCAGACCATCGGCTCCCCGGGCAGCGCCGCCTCGGCTCTGACCGTCGGCGCGGTCGACGACAAGGACAAGCTGGCGTCCTTCTCCAGCACCGGCCCCGGCCTCGACGGCCAGATCAAGCCCGATGTGACCGCGCCCGGCGTGGACATCACCGCGGCCGCCGCTCCCGGCAGCCTCATCGCCAAGGAGGTCGGCGAGAAGCCGGCCGGCTACCTCACCATCTCCGGTACGTCGATGGCGACCCCGCATGTCGCGGGCGCGGCGGCGATCCTCAAGCAGGAGCACCCGGACTGGGGCTACGCCGAGCTCAAGGGCGCCCTGACGGGTTCCACCAAGGGCGGCAAGTACACCCCGTTCCAGCAGGGTTCGGGCCGTATTCAGGTCGACAAGGCCATCAAGCAGACCGTCATCGCCGACCCGGTGTCGGTGAGCTTCGGCACGCAGCTGTGGCCGCACACCGACGACAAGCCGGTCACCAAGCAGGTGACGTACCGCAACCTCGGTACGAAGGACGTCACGCTGAAGCTGTCATCGACGGCCACCAACCCGAAGGGGCAGGCCGCTCCGGCCGGCTTCTTCAAGCTGGGCGCCACCACGGTGACGGTCCCGGCGAACGGCGGCAAGGCCTCCGTCGACCTCGTCGTCAACACCAAGCTGGGCGGCACGCTCGACGGTGCCTACTCGGCGTACGTGACCGCGACGGGCGGCGGCCAGACCGTCCGCACGGCGGCCGCGGTGCAGCGCGAGGTCGAGTCGTACGACGTCACGCTGAACGTCCTCGACCGTGACGGCAAGCCCACCAAGAACTACGGTGCGGACCTGACCGGCATCTCCGGCCTCGCCAACGGCAAGTGGTTCACGCCGTACGAGGAGGACGGCTCGGTCACCGTCCGCGCGCCCAAGGGCGCCTACATCCTCAACTCCGCGTACTTCGTGGACCCGGAGGACGGCACCAAGGGCGCCGACTGGATGGTCCAGCCGAAGCTGAACGTCACCAAGAACACGACGATCACGCTGGACGCGCGCAAGGCCAAGCCGGTCGACATCACCGTGCCGGACACGGCCGCCAAGTCGGAGTTCGCCTCGCCCGGCTTCCAGGTCAACACGGCCAACGGCGGTTACGGCTACGGCTGGTTCCTGGACTCGTACGCGGGCTTCCGTACCGCGCACTTCGGCCCGCAGGTGACCGACGGCTCGCTCATCGAGCAGTTCGACGGCCACTGGAGCAAGGGCGCCACCGAGCAGTACGACACCGTGGCCGGCGGCAAGGTCAAGCAGTTCGCCACCGGTTACACCAAGCACTACAAGGCGAGCGAGCTGGCCAAGGTGAAGGTCGGCCTGGGCGCGGCGGCGAGCAACAAGAAGGGCTCGATCGGCGCCGTGGGCTGGCTGCCCGGCTCCTTCTCCGCCTCCTCGATCGGCATTCAGCAGACCCTGCCCGGCACCCGCACCCTGAACCTGTCCACTCTCAGCGGCGTCAAGTGGGAGATGGACTTCGAGCAGGACAGCGGTGTCGACCCGGACGGCTTCCCGATCGCCGACGCGTTCTACACGCTCGGTGCCGCGCAGTCCTTCCAGGGCGGCAAGTCGTACGCGAAGACCTTCAACACCGCGGTCTTCGGCCCGCATCTCAACGCCAACTTCGGTCTGTACCGCGACGGCAACGAGATCCTCGGCTCCCTCCCGCTGTTCGCGGACGGCCAGGGCCACGCCGGTTCCTCGCTGTTCACCTCGGTCAACACCACGCTGTACAAGAACGGCGTCAAGGTGGGCTCGAACGACGACCCGCTGTTCGGCGAGAAGACGTTCAAGGTCCCGGCCGGCCAGGCCAACTACAAGCTGACGACCTCGGTCAAGCGCAGCGTCAAGGTCGCGGCGGCCTCCACCCGGATCGACGCCAGCTGGACGTTCTCGTCCAAGAAGACGACCGACTTCACCAAGCTGCCCGCCTCCATGGTCCGCTTCAACGCGAAGACGGGTCTGGACAGCAGGGTCGAGGCCGGCAAGACGGCCACGATCCCGCTGACCGTCGAGGGCTCCGCCAAGGGCTCCAACCTGAAGTCCCTCGCGGTGTACGTGTCGTACGACTACGGCCAGACCTGGAAGAAGGTCACGGTCTCGGGCGGCAAGATCACCGTGAAGAACCCGGCGAAGGGGAAGGCGATCTCCTTCCACGCCAAGATCGCCGACAAGAAGGGCAACAAGTCGACGATCTCGATCTACAACGCCTACTACGGGAAGTGACCTGCAGGAAGCGATAGCGGGGAGGCCCGCCGGAAGCACTGCTTCCGGCGGGCCTCTCGCATGCCGTCAGCCTGCCGTTGCCGTCAGCCCGCCGTCCAGGGCCGCAGCTTCTCCGGGTTCCGCACCGCCCAGACACGGGTGACC is a genomic window containing:
- a CDS encoding S8 family peptidase, coding for MKKACVATIATAAAVALAAGMTSPASADAQQTASVAQTNKAQLAPKHRITLITGDRVVVDAKGRVVGLEPAKGREHIPVQLRKADGHTFVLPSDVVRLVSSGKLDQRLFDVTELNKAATRKSQSKGLKVIVGYKGAASAAKGDVRDAGTLRHTLTSLNADAVQTPKEDAPELWDAVTNGDKTASGIAHVWLDGVRKASLDKSVPQIGAPTAWAAGYDGKGVKIAVLDTGVDATHPDLKDQVIASKNFSTSADATDKFGHGTHVASIAAGTGKKSNGKYKGVAPGAKLLNGKVLSDDGFGEDSEILAGMEWAAEQGADVVNLSLGGGDTPAIDPLEAEVNKLSETKGILFAIAAGNEGDFGDQTIGSPGSAASALTVGAVDDKDKLASFSSTGPGLDGQIKPDVTAPGVDITAAAAPGSLIAKEVGEKPAGYLTISGTSMATPHVAGAAAILKQEHPDWGYAELKGALTGSTKGGKYTPFQQGSGRIQVDKAIKQTVIADPVSVSFGTQLWPHTDDKPVTKQVTYRNLGTKDVTLKLSSTATNPKGQAAPAGFFKLGATTVTVPANGGKASVDLVVNTKLGGTLDGAYSAYVTATGGGQTVRTAAAVQREVESYDVTLNVLDRDGKPTKNYGADLTGISGLANGKWFTPYEEDGSVTVRAPKGAYILNSAYFVDPEDGTKGADWMVQPKLNVTKNTTITLDARKAKPVDITVPDTAAKSEFASPGFQVNTANGGYGYGWFLDSYAGFRTAHFGPQVTDGSLIEQFDGHWSKGATEQYDTVAGGKVKQFATGYTKHYKASELAKVKVGLGAAASNKKGSIGAVGWLPGSFSASSIGIQQTLPGTRTLNLSTLSGVKWEMDFEQDSGVDPDGFPIADAFYTLGAAQSFQGGKSYAKTFNTAVFGPHLNANFGLYRDGNEILGSLPLFADGQGHAGSSLFTSVNTTLYKNGVKVGSNDDPLFGEKTFKVPAGQANYKLTTSVKRSVKVAAASTRIDASWTFSSKKTTDFTKLPASMVRFNAKTGLDSRVEAGKTATIPLTVEGSAKGSNLKSLAVYVSYDYGQTWKKVTVSGGKITVKNPAKGKAISFHAKIADKKGNKSTISIYNAYYGK
- a CDS encoding ABC transporter ATP-binding protein, whose amino-acid sequence is MYELRSVTKRYSRGKDTVDALAGVDLTIADGDRLVIQGPTGGGKSTLLQMLGGLDKPTEGEVVLDGTDLAKLSEARLTKVRSENIGFVFQSFNLIPTLTAQENVETALVPLGVKARERRERAAEALTSVGLGERLAHLPSEMSGGQQQRVAIARALVKQPKVLLADEPTGNLDESMRDEIMDVLERMWKELGLTFIMVTHDSAIARKAPRVATIRKGRITVKENAPS